A window of Trichoderma atroviride chromosome 3, complete sequence contains these coding sequences:
- a CDS encoding uncharacterized protein (EggNog:ENOG41) — translation MISQRLMCEPDFRPFRCKWESCTKAFKRRSDLTRHYKIHTDDRPHPCTAPGCEKRFIQRSALVVHTRTHTGEKPHECQYLGCIKRFSDSSSLSRHRHVHARKRPRRCGHIECPKGLCRRKFLVKQENQLQQRNFFHAPRGESISDSESSRSPSTTAQPDTPTPLQDNTIPQISIFQGRAAGYSPSVDPLDEQEYGYDMDKLFDNNGLLTTEYQCLTEQVRQPTINITGSSLNFASTSNRGVATLQGTPLFHFVMPPYGEISHDYPLLNTSSMEQLERAMVYPQQPQQSQQQTPIAAQQISNHGVEDYSSPALIKSEPWFGFESLFI, via the exons ATGATCTCCCAGAGATTAATGTGCGAGCCTGACTTTCGACCATTTCGCTGCAAATGGGAGTCCTGTACCAAG GCTTTCAAGCGGAGATCAGATCTGACGAGACACTACAAAATCCACACGGATGATCGACCACATCCATGCACGGCGCCTGGCTGTGAAAAGCGGTTTATCCAGCGCAGTGCTCTCGTTGTCCACACCCGGACGCATACTGGCGAGAAGCCGCACGAGTGCCAATACCTTGGCTGTATCAAAAGATTCTCCGAT TCTTCGAGCCTTTCTAGGCATCGTCATGTACATGCCAGAAAACGCCCTCGTAGGTGTGGGCATATAGAGTGTCCCAAGGG cctctgccgcagAAAATTCTTAGTCAAACAAGAAAACCAACTTCAACAGCGTAATTTTTTCCACGCTCCAAGAGGAGAAAGCATCTCTGATTCAGAGTCAAGCCGGTCGCCATCTACAACTGCTCAGCCAGATACACCCACGCCTCTCCAAGACAACACGATTCCACAAATCTCGATATTTCAGGGGAGGGCAGCTGGATACTCGCCATCTGTGGATCCGCTGGATGAGCAGGAATATGGCTATGATATGGACAAGTTGTTTGACAACAATGGACTATTGACTACTGAATATCAGTGCTTGACCGAGCAAGTGCGCCAGCCTACGATCAACATTACAGGCTCATCTTTAAATTTCGCCAGCACTTCAAATAGAGGAGTTGCAACCCTACAAGGAACTCCACTATTCCATTTTGTCATGCCGCCATATGGCGAAATAAGTCATGACTATCCTCTGTTAAACACATCTTCAATGGAGCAACTTGAACGAGCAATGGTATATCCTCAACAGCCACAacagtcgcagcagcaaacgCCAATCGCAGCACAGCAGATTTCAAATCATGGGGTAGAAGATTATAGTTCTCCTGCACTAATCAAGTCCGAGCCTTGGTTCGGATTCGAATCCCTCTTCATTTGA
- a CDS encoding uncharacterized protein (SECRETED:SignalP(1-24)): MPLSTPSVIAHLLAAPTLVITSNGVQPTPGRTLNRASVPLKRAHGRPGGAAGQINWRQAVKPLSDSLQRHGAHGAHGMPEWTRRSLVTCQPAFYEPQRHAGRAASWGTAGAPLGQPVCVPLPHCGLAAATAGRPLAGARPGTATR; this comes from the coding sequence ATGCCACTCTCCACACCTTCTGTCATCGCCCACCTTTTGGCAGCTCCAACCCTCGTCATAACGTCAAACGGCGTCCAGCCCACGCCTGGAAGGACCCTGAATCGAGCCTCTGTGCCACTCAAGCGAGCCCACGGTCGCCCCGGTGGAGCAGCTGGTCAGATCAATTGGCGTCAAGCCGTCAAGCCCCTGAGCGATTCCTTGCAGCGGCATGGAGCACATGGAGCCCATGGGATGCCTGAGTGGACACGACGCAGCCTCGTGACTTGCCAGCCGGCATTTTACGAGCCACAGCGGCATGCCGGTCGTGCCGCCAGCTGGGGCACCGCTGGGGCACCGCTGGGGCAGCCAGTCTGCGTCCCGCTGCCTCACTGTGGGCTCGCGGCTGCGACCGCTGGAAGGCCGCTGGCTGGGGCGCGGCCAGGCACCGCTACTCGCtga
- a CDS encoding uncharacterized protein (EggNog:ENOG41), whose product MQTILSRAGTAPRSGCKACSNAIDTLGRRATSARRKPTLTELFTACYSSVFATAALVDAVRKDDRRKELDRQIEEVRKEIADLQDPRKPTGPGDLETPELSLRQMDILWRSLKDVYSNRPYMKEIHQPATIGPSDLVEALKHERYGHRNPTRKIDYEKLERTIIREECDKGKYYREPRNQAQLLRESLSTEHLVQKLLDRTDFLPEDQSGPSLQKARSLLEKGSLGLGFTFRSIDAARARDNTIQLNKRLRSLVASPNLNMKEKVGRICYNLLVSPHPPDIHTYNTLIVAFNKSGHHVFAEALVASFFQYRLLQPTPSTFIAILNHYKCTNNHGKFLRALACITGLDNRTGAKVRRRHVSDIKISPTLLPWASDTRRRTLTGEWIWDHLPLSQPLVEEIIGGLLHFKLFDQAAAFFVSCMQSGVNISLDTVKCFLDECVDALDWRAAVRLTGSLARSETILQRLLGAGNGEGTSYIASRIRVLLDICGLGAADRPPSKSLLVSLKVSGPSFAKFLKTLAQEAGSSQEPLAHNRGIGRSKSRVLQLESIWKEYEFVRKTTISIESKLLYPDFSTAFRGSMALQIGQAALERSTQLNQEFGELTGRVLNESRDGHTFQETTPLSEEDLPAERESLVLAEDATQSEGPEVLDYEKTLDPRLTERRPKQMLLSWSTCLPGERSVFQRTAIHDAKMMRTG is encoded by the coding sequence ATGCAGACCATCCTTTCTAGAGCCGGAACGGCTCCTCGCAGCGGGTGCAAAGCCTGCAGCAATGCCATCGACACCCTGGGCAGGAGAGCGACCTCTGCTCGCCGCAAGCCGACGCTCACCGAGCTGTTCACCGCATGTTATAGCTCCGTATTTGCTACGGCGGCCCTGGTAGATGCCGTCAGAAAGGATGACCGCAGGAAAGAGCTGGACCGCCAGATCGAAGAAGTCCGGAAAGAAATAGCTGATCTTCAAGACCCCCGAAAACCGACCGGCCCCGGCGACTTGGAGACTCCAGAGCTCAGCCTTCGACAAATGGACATACTCTGGCGAAGCTTGAAGGACGTATACAGCAATCGTCCATATATGAAAGAGATCCACCAGCCGGCGACCATCGGACCGTCTGATCTTGTCGAGGCTTTGAAGCACGAGCGCTATGGCCATCGCAATCCCACCCGGAAGATCGATTatgagaagctggagcgTACAATTATACGTGAAGAATGCGACAAGGGAAAATATTACCGGGAACCCCGAAACCAAGCTCAGCTGCTCCGCGAATCTCTGAGTACGGAGCACCTCGTTCAAAAACTTCTGGACCGTACCGATTTTCTTCCCGAAGACCAATCCGGCCCCTCGCTGCAAAAAGCCCGGAGCTTATTAGAAAAAGGAAGCCTAGGCTTGGGTTTCACATTTCGATCCATAGACGCGGCCAGGGCCCGTGACAACACTATTCAACTAAACAAACGCTTGAGATCCTTGGTGGCCTCCCCGAATCTCAATATGAAGGAAAAGGTTGGCAGGATTTGCTACAACCTGCTAGTTTCACCACACCCGCCAGACATCCACACTTACAACACGCTGATTGTTGCGTTTAATAAATCTGGTCATCATGTGTTTGCCGAAGCTCTTGTTGCTTCCTTTTTCCAGTACCGACTCCTACAACCTACGCCATCTACCTTTATCGCCATCTTAAATCATTACAAATGCACCAACAATCACGGAAAGTTCCTGAGGGCGCTTGCATGTATCACCGGACTCGACAACCGGACAGGCGCAAAAGTGCGCAGGAGACATGTATCAGATATCAAAATAAGCCCAACTCTCTTGCCTTGGGCTTCAGATACTAGACGTCGAACCCTCACCGGAGAATGGATCTGGGATCATCTGCCGCTCTCCCAGCCTTTAGTGGAAGAGATCATTGGCGGCTTGCTTCacttcaagctctttgacCAAGCTGCCGCATTCTTTGTATCATGCATGCAATCCGGAGTCAACATTAGCTTGGATACAGTCAAGTGTTTCTTGGATGAATGCGTCGATGCTCTGGACTGGAGAGCTGCAGTCCGACTAACTGGCAGCTTGGCACGTTCCGAAACGATACTTCAGAGGCTACTTGGAGCAGGCAATGGCGAGGGCACATCATACATTGCGAGCCGAATACGCGTCTTGTTAGACATATGTGGCCTTGGGGCCGCAGATCGGCCTCCTTCAAAGTCGCTTCTAGTCAGCCTAAAAGTTTCCGGGCCTTCTTTTGCCAAATTCCTTAAAACCTTGGCCCAGGAGGCAGGTTCATCGCAAGAGCCGTTGGCACATAACCGAGGTATTGGCAGATCCAAAAGCAGAGTGCTGCAACTCGAAAGTATTTGGAAAGAATACGAGTTTGTGAGAAAGACGACCATCTCCATCGAAAGCAAACTTTTATATCCCGACTTCTCTACCGCCTTTCGAGGTTCAATGGCGCTCCAAATTGGGCAGGCAGCTTTGGAAAGAAGCACTCAACTGAATCAGGAATTCGGCGAGCTGACGGGCCGTGTTTTGAACGAATCCAGAGATGGTCATACCTTTCAGGAGACTACACCCCTCTCTGAAGAAGATTTACCTGCAGAGCGAGAGTCTCTAGTCTTGGCCGAAGATGCGACACAATCGGAGGGGCCGGAAGTTCTTGACTACGAGAAAACGCTTGATCCTCGACTTACAGAACGTCGACCCAAGCAAATGCTACTGTCGTGGTCGACCTGTCTACCCGGCGAGAGAAGCGTGTTCCAAAGAACAGCTATACATGACgcaaagatgatgaggacgggATGA
- a CDS encoding uncharacterized protein (EggNog:ENOG41): protein MFALALTAELSGVTNLRPDDSEENPFWYMFKVQCTSCRETHDNYVGVNRFELNEMSGSRGEANFVWRCKNCKRESSASIKAAPAAYEQGEPPKAQKLIEFDCRGLEFVEFKPEGDWLADGIDSGTKFTAVDLTDGEWFDYDEKAGEEVSIKELTWEIKRA from the exons ATGTTCGCCCTCGCACTCACCGCAGAGCTTTCGGG CGTCACCAATTTGCGCCCTGACGATTCTGAGGAGAACCCGTTCTGGTACATGTTCAAGGTGCAGTGCACTTCTTGCAGAGAGACCCACGACAACTATGTCGGGGTAAACCGCTTC GAGCTCAACGAGATGAGTGGCAGCCGAGGGGAAGCCAATTTTGTCTGGAGATGCAAAAACTGCAAG CGAGAATCATCTGCGTCGATCAAGGCTGCTCCAGCAGCCTATGAACAAGGCGAACCACCCAAGGCGCAGAAACTGATCGAGTTTGACTGCAGAGGCCTGGAATTTGTAGAGTTCAAGCCAGAG GGTGATTGGCTTGCCGACGGAATTGATTCCGGCACCAAGTTTACCGCAGTCGACTTGACAGATGGAGAATGGTTTGACTACGACGAAAAGGCAGGAGAGGAAGTAAGCATAAAGGAGCTGACATGGGAGATTAAGAGGGCATAA
- a CDS encoding uncharacterized protein (BUSCO:EOG092D1W8I), translating to MAAESEKQNFFEPIGNKAQGLSSTANGDSTEEEFKPVDEIESLCMNCHENGITRLLLTVIPYFREVVIMSFACEHCGLQNNEIQPAGTIQPKGTHYELRLTALDDFSRQVVKADTATVKFIEIDLEIPAGRGQLTNVEGLLSGVVDDLEMGQEARKEQAPEIFDKVAEIINKAKAMLAGESFPFRVYVDDPAGNSFIAPDLKDGVGKWEKHEFARTAEQNQALGLGDTDDTADATLNDPGYQPGTTADGDIIPNEVYSFPATCPGCMHSCTTHMKMVDIPHFKQVVLMSTVCDACGYRSNDVKTGGEIPEHGEKITLEVDGVVDLARDILKSETCGLECPELELHVNPGTLGGRFTTVEGLLTQVRNDLHSQIFQAGEGGDSLRADEKSQWDKFFANLDDAIAGTRRFTIILTDPFASSYVQSLVDPPAPDPKIKREKYTRTDEEEEELGLKDMKVEGYEEPEKEEEKAEAETEAN from the exons ATGGCTGCCGAAAGCGAGAAGCAGAATTTCTTTGAGCCCATTGGCAACAAGGCCCAGGGCCTATCATCAACCGCAAACGGCGACTCAACAGAGGAGGAGTTCAAGCCCGTGGACGAGATCGAGTCGCTGTGCATGAACTGCCACGAAAAT GGCATAACAAGACTTCTCCTTACCGTCATCCCCTACTTCCGCGAGGTCGTCATCATGTCCTTTGCCTGCGAACACTGCGGCCTCCAGAACAATGAGATCCAGCCCGCCGGCACCATCCAGCCCAAGGGCACACACTACGAACTGCGCCTGACCGCGCTCGACGACTTCTCCCGCCAGGTCGTCAAGGCCGACACCGCGACCGTCAAGTTCATCGAGATCGACCTCGAGATCCCCGCCGGCCGCGGCCAGCTGACAAATGTCGAGGGCCTGCTCTCGGGCGTCGTCGACGACCTCGAGATGGGCCAGGAGGCGCGCAAAGAGCAGGCCCCCGAAATCTTCGACAAGGTCGCCGAGATCAtcaacaaggcaaaggccatgCTGGCGGGCGAGTCGTTCCCCTTCCGCGTCTACGTCGACGACCCCGCCGGCAACTCCTTCATCGCGCCCGACCTCAAGGACGGCGTCGGCAAGTGGGAGAAGCACGAATTCGCCCGGACGGCCGAGCAGAACCAGGCCCTCGGCCTTGGCGACACCGACGACACCGCCGACGCCACGCTCAACGACCCGGGCTACCAGCCGGGCACAACCGCCGACGGCGACATCATCCCCAACGAGGTGTACAGCTTCCCGGCCACCTGCCCCGGCTGCATGCACTCGTGCACGACGCACATGAAGATGGTCGACATCCCCCACTTCAAGCAAGTCGTCCTCATGTCCACCGTCTGCGACGCCTGCGGCTACCGCTCCAACGACGTCAAGACCGGCGGCGAGATCCCCGAGCACGGCGAGAAAATCACCCTCGAGGTCGACGGCGTCGTCGACCTCGCCCGCGACATCCTCAAGAGCGAGACCTGCGGCCTCGAGTGCCCCGAGCTCGAGCTGCACGTCAACCCAGGCACCCTCGGCGGCCGCTTCACCACCGTCGAGGGCCTCCTCACCCAGGTCCGCAACGACCTCCACAGCCAAATCTTCCAGgccggcgagggcggcgacTCGCTGCGCGCCGACGAAAAGTCCCAGTGGGACAAGTTCTTTGCCAACCTCGACGACGCCATTGCCGGCACCAGGCGCTTCACCATCATCTTGACCGATCCTTTTGCCAGCAGCTACGTCCAGTCGCTAGTGGACCCGCCGGCGCCTGACCCCAAGATTAAGAGGGAAAAGTACACCAGAacggatgaggaggaggaggagctgggtCTGAAGGACATGAAGGTGGAAGGATATGAAGAGCctgaaaaggaagaggaaaaggctgaggctgaaacAGAGGCCAACTAA
- a CDS encoding uncharacterized protein (EggNog:ENOG41), protein MDGLAVEQYPLTRTPPLASTESNMAGLASQQSPRQLSEKRELPHHSILSTAALLNPIIDKETVLPPVEDPVAPHGHLQSLSPTPRLPPIQSRSHSPRSLSHPHSISQSHQSHSVPNSQSQSPVIGNAVSASTTPPREPTINGLVMDLAQKHSNGHIKHSPDDNEAESELSEPDSNVRSPSGISHERTISDNEDETMIGIQHEPVVSHYPKRKRNSVFTDLSESKMELPNGADGSRTSVPGQSFKPKSSRQSLGTVRGVLLGHWRDSPIPNPEGRHAVIGFIDVRDRLRTRIQPYTVINEPVSNDYPMPPGPGGSWVTFERVVFSKHLVGLDHFQVKEYVRLRTDSQDESEEEREAAEHAAVNQAIRRVKENPAYDNPATQPAIAHGLELPDSASSPGRPESKRRRVSGGFASINPGGSNSPPERSPLLPSQPALQPRPPHVPKLHGPLPGTRPTRILLGFWKGSSEEDPRDRHAVYGILGQNDMFRVKVVRETRDGRFVDGNFPTGAGALWIQYEEVEFEPHLKSLQRSEIKEYCRVRQYQLDQGEVPEERVNNEIRAVHEAQARAGSGYRHIHQAIAPYHPIAADDSDLTNGRSDVGGAQPELRQSRRGESRATPRQSFNENDMRQTSRPYAEQEPSRPDSRAMNRVHSSDGMERTNALARREIARVEAAQGRADRHALHRERAAALVADAAAAAAAAVVASAPSDATNGRAPFHESEDMQRLNKVWARQESLRLKAGAEDAKMYDGVKYERKTNGPFIGKLVSQGTIINIDGEDYVEYRVLTKPSFF, encoded by the exons ATGGACGGCCTGGCAGTCGAGCAATATCCCCTTACGCGGACGCCGCCGCTCGCATCGACGGAATCCAACatggctggcctggcctcCCAGCAGTCTCCTCGACAGCTATCAGAGAAGCGAGAGCTGCCTCACCACTCGATCCTCAGCACGGCCGCCCTGTTGAACCCCATCATCGACAAGGAAACAGTTCTGCCGCCGGTGGAGGATCCCGTGGCGCCACATGGCCATCTTCAGTCTCTCTCCCCCACGCCTCGGCTGCCGCCCATTCAGTCTCGCTCTCATTCTCCTCGGTCTCTTTCACACCCCCATTCCATCTCCCAGTCGCATCAGTCGCACTCGGTTCCCAATTCGCAGTCCCAGTCTCCGGTTATTGGAAATGCCGTCTCAGCGTCTACAACGCCTCCGCGAGAGCCAACAATCAACGGGCTCGTCATGGATCTTGCGCAAAA ACATTCCAACGGCCACATCAAGCATTCACCTGACGACAACGAAGCAGAAAGTGAGCTTAGTGAGCCGGACAGCAACGTTCGTTCGCCATCAGGA ATCTCGCATGAGCGTACCATCTCCGACAACGAGGACGAGACCATGATAGGCATTCAGCATGAGCCTGTAGTGTCTCATTATCCCAAGCGCAAAAGAAACTCAGTCTTCACCGATCTTAGTGAGAGCAAGATGGAGCTCCCCAATGGCGCAGACGGATCCAGGACTTCAGTGCCTGGCCAGAGTTTCAAGCCCAAGTCGTCACGGCAGAGTCTGGGAACCGTCAGAGGTGTTTTACTGGGCCACTGGCGAGACTCTCCAATTCCGAACCCCGAAGGCCGCCACGCTGTCATTGGCTTTATAGACGTGCGCGACCGATTGCGTACTCGAATTCAGCCGTATACCGTCATCAACGAGCCCGTCAGCAACGACTATCCCATGCCCCCTGGGCCCGGTGGTAGCTGGGTTACTTTCGAAAGAGTCGTCTTTTCTAAGCATCTGGTCGGCCTGGATCACTTCCAAGTTAAGGAGTATGTGAGGCTGCGAACGGATTCTCAAGACGAATCTGAGGAGGAACGCGAGGCTGCTGAACATGCGGCTGTCAATCAGGCGATTCGCCGAGTCAAGGAGAACCCTGCATACGACAATCCAGCCACTCAACCTGCCATAGCTCATGGCCTGGAGTTGCCCGACTCAGCATCCAGTCCCGGACGGCCAGAGTCCAAGAGGAGGCGCGTGAGTGGTGGGTTTGCTTCCATCAATCCCGGTGGCAGCAATAGCCCGCCGGAGCGTTCGCCCTTGCTGCCATCGCAGCCCGCGCTGCAACCCCGGCCACCCCATGTCCCGAAACTGCATGGCCCGCTTCCAGGTACTAGACCCACGCGCATCCTTCTGGGATTCTGGAAGGGCTCAAGTGAAGAGGATCCAAGAGACCGCCACGCCGTCTACGGCATCTTGGGGCAGAATGACATGTTTAGAGTAAAAGTAGTCCGTGAAACTCGTGACGGCCGATTTGTTGACGGCAACTTTCCTACTGGTGCAGGTGCATTGTGGATCCAGTATGAAGAGGTCGAATTTGAGCCGCATTTGAAGTCCCTTCAACGATCTGAGATTAAAGAATACTGCCGAGTTCGCCAATACCAACTGGATCAGGGCGAAGTGCCAGAAGAACGAGTCAACAACGAAATTCGAGCCGTTCATGAAGCGCAGGCCCGCGCCGGCTCGGGCTACAGACACATTCACCAGGCCATTGCCCCATACCACCCTATAGCTGCTGACGACTCGGATCTAACGAATGGCCGGTCAGACGTTGGTGGAGCTCAGCCTGAACTTCGGCAGTCGCGCCGCGGAGAATCCCGGGCCACTCCTCGACAGTCCTTCAACGAGAACGACATGCGCCAGACATCGAGACCCTACGCCGAGCAGGAGCCTTCGCGCCCAGACTCTCGCGCAATGAATCGTGTCCACAGCTCCGATGGAATGGAGCGTACCAATGCGCTCGCCCGCCGAGAGATTGCGCGCGTCGAGGCTGCTCAGGGCCGAGCTGACCGACATGCCCTGCATCGAGAACGGGCTGCCGCTCTCGTTgccgacgctgctgctgccgccgccgccgcagtcgTCGCCTCTGCGCCATCTGATGCGACCAACGGCAGAGCGCCATTCCACGAGTCTGAGGATATGCAGCGCTTGAACAAAGTCTGGGCTCGCCAAGAGAGCCTTCGTCTAAAGGCTGGTGCCGAAGATGCCAAGATGTATGACGGTGTCAAATATGAGCGCAAGACGAATGGGCCCTTTATAGGCAAGCTTGTCTCGCAAGGAACCATCATTAATATTGATGGGGAAGACTACGTAGAATATCGCGTTCTTACGAAGCCCTCCTTTTTCTAA